The DNA sequence TTCGCTTAGCAAAAGCAAACAATGTAGATCCAATTAAAGAAGTATTAGCGTTGACAGGCGGATTTGAGCTGTTCCGTGGAAAAGTTTCAGATGTTAATCGCAAGACTGAAACAGGCTTTGCAAGAGGAACAGCGAAAATGGATGGTTTGGCAAATTATAAAGGGGAAACGTTACAACTTCGCTTTCAAAACGAACATTTAATTGCACAAACGGAAGATCGCCTTTTATGTGTCACACCAGACTTAATCGCAGTACTGGATGAAGAAACAGGTCTTCCAATTACAACAGAAGGGCTAAAATATGGAGCGCGTTGTGTAGTGATTGGTATTCCTTGTGATCCAAAGTGGAGAACCGAAAAAGGGATTGAAACGTGTGGTCCAAAATATTTTGGCTATGCGGTTGATTATGTACCTGTTGAAGAATTAGTGAAGAAAGGAACGAGAGCAAAATGAGTATTTATCGAATCGGAATCGACGTCGGTGGTACACATACAGATGCGGTTATATTAGATGAGACCAATCAAGTTATTTCGGAAACAAAGTCAAAAACAACAGTGGATGTGAGCACCGGAATTTATAAAGCGATGAAGAAAATCATTGAGGAGGCAAACGTTCCGAGAGAGCAAATTAAATATGCAATGCTTGGCACAACACATTGTACAAATGCGATAGTGGAACGGAAACGATTAAATAACATTGCGGTCATTCGCATCGGAGCTCCTGCTACATTAGCGGTTAAACCATTAATTGGTGTACCTGATGACCTTCGTGACGAACTCGGACGCTACGTTTATATCGTAAGAGGGGGTCATGAGTTTGATGGTCGGGAAATCGCCAAACTAGATGAAGAAGAGCTATATCGAATTGCCAATGAAATCAAAGGGAAGGTCGATTCGGTTGCGATCACGTCCGTTTTTTCTCCTGTTTCAGACAGTCATGAAAAACGTGCAGCAGAAATTATTCATGAAGTGCTGGGAGAAGAAATACCTGTTTCATTATCATCTGAAATTGGCAGCGTCGGCCTTTTAGAACGTGAAAACGCAACAATTTTAAATGCAGCGGTTGTCAATGTGGCCAAAACAACGGCAACGGGATTTATCAATGCTTTAAAAGAAGAAGGCATTGACGCAAAAGTTTTCTTTGGACAAAATGACGGAACGTTAATGTCTGTTGATTATGCTGTTAAGTATCCGATTTATACGATTGCATGCGGACCGACAAACTCATTACGGGGCGCATCTTATTTAACAGGTCAATCTGATGCACTTGTAGTTGATGTAGGGGGGACGACAACAGATATCGGAGTGCTTATTGAATCGTTCCCGCGTGAATCATCTTTAGCCGTTGAAATTGGAGGGGCGAGAACGAACTTCCGTATGCCTGATTTAGTGTCCATTGGGTTAGGAGGCGGAACGATTATTCGTATCAAGGATGACGGAAGCTTTACGATTGGACCAGATAGTGTCGGCTATCGCCTTCCTGAAAAAGGACTTGTTTTTGGCGGGGACACTTTAACAACAACTGACGTCGTCGTGGCGTTAGGGAAAGTAAACTTAGGGGACCCTTCTAAAGTTGCCCATTTAGATAAACGTTTACTAGAAGCAATCTATCAAAAAATGATCGAAATGGTGGAAGAAGCAATTGATAAAATGAAAACTAGTTCAGCACCTGTCCCTGTTATTCTTGTAGGGGGAGGAAGTATTTTACTTCCTGAATCGTTGAAAGGCGCTTCAAAGGTCATTCTCCCTGATCATTTTGGGGTGGCAAATGCCATTGGTGCAGCCATTGCCCAAGTAAGTGGACAAGTTGAAAAAGTATATAGTTTGGATGAATTAGGAAGAGAACAAGCGATGAATCTCGCTAAAAACGAAGCGGTTCAAGAAGCAATCAAAGCTGGAGCTGACCCAGATCATGTTGTCATTGTTGATATCGAAGACGTACCACTTGCTTATCTGCCAGGTAATGCTACACGCATTCGTGTAAAAGCAGCTGGACCATTAGCTAAAGTGGAGGAGGAACAAAAAGTTTAATATTCGTTCCCGTTTTTATTAAAGCTTTGTAGAAAGAAAAAGAGAGCTTGCCCTCCCAGGTAGCCGAAAGATAGTCTACCTGAGAGGGGATTTTGTTTGGCAATACGCTAAATTTAACCAATAGTGGCCAGTTGGTCCGATGCATCGATCACTTCTATTTTCCCAAATTCCTTCATCGCCGCCAAAATTCGTTGATAAAAGGTTTCAAACCCATTTCGTGAGGAAATAGCGGCACGCTTTTAACGAACCTCTCCCACCTACTCGTTGTTTAGAGGTGAGAAACTATTAGGTGAACATGTTAAAATGGAAAGAAGAGAAGAAATCAAAAAATTGAAACGGAATTTTCTGATAAAAACAAAAAGAGAGCCTAGCTGTATTGAAAGATGGAATGGCTCTCTCTTGCTTTGAAACGAGACAGGGATCACGCCGGTTTGCTCTTAAAATCAGCAAGACGCTTATACTCAATACTCAGGCATTTACAAATCAGCAAACTGCAAATTCTTTTTGTCTATCTTTCTGACAATCTTCGATAACTTCGAGGTGTGACAGTAAAGTGAGCCTGACGCAGAAATTTTTATTTTACAAACAACAAATCCGGCTCGCTTAAAGATTTTTTAAGTTCGTTTAAAGATTTTTGCGCCAGCATGCCATCAATTAATCGATGGTCATAGCTAAGGGATAGCGCCATCATTGGAGCGATTTCAATGGAATCATTGACAACAATAGGTTTTTTCTCGATTTTGCCGATGCCTAATATACATGATTCTGGATGATTAATAATTGGAGTAAACCACGATCCGTCAGCAGATCCGATATTGGATATCGTACATGTGGCTCCCGTCATTTCATTTGCTTTGATGGAGCCGTCTCTTGCTTTTTTGGCAAGCTCTTGGATCTCTTTGGCAATATGAAATAATGACTTTTGATCTGCATGCTTAATTACCGGAACGACAAGGCCGCGTTCGGTGTCGGTCGCAAAGCCGATATGATATTCATCTTTTAAGATGATTTCTTCTCGCTCATCGTCTAAGGAAGCATTTAACATCGGATATTTTTTAAGCACGGCTGTTAATGCTTTGACGACGTAGGCGAGATAAGTGAGTTTTATTTCCTCTTCAACCGCATATGGTTTTACCCTTTCACGGTGGGACACAAGATTTGTAACATTGGCCTCATCAAAATGAGTGACATGCGGAATAACAGATTTTGAATGAACCATTGCCTTTGCGATCACGCTTCGAATGCCAGTAAAAGGGATTCTTCGTTTGTCTTGTGTGCTCGTCTTCTCTTTTGTTGCTTCCTTGCCTGCTGCTTCGCTTACAGCCTTTGTTTGTTCCAGTTTTCGTTTGGCGATGACTGCTTCAATATCGCTTTTGACGATTCTTCCGTTAGGACCTGTCGGTGTCACTTCCTCCAGGCTGACATTATGTTCTCTCGCAAATTTACGCACAGATGGAGGTGCGATAATAAACTGTTTTGGTTGTTTCTCTTTTTCTTCGCTTTTCTTTGCCGCATTTCGAATATCTTCCTCCGTGACCTTTCCGTTTGGACCAGTTGGATGAACAAGGCGCCAATCAACACCGAGTTCTTTCGCTAATTTTTTTACACGCGGAGTCGCTTTTTTCTCGTTTGGAACTTCTAGTACAGCTTTCTGTTCTTCTTCTATTGCAGGTGTTGTTTCACTAACGGTGTCAGTCGTCGTGTCTTGGCTTGTTTCTATGATGGCTAATACTTCTTCAACAGCAGCGGTTTCGCTTCTTTTTTTTCTAATTTCTTTAACCACACCTGACACTGGAGCTTCAATGTCCGAAACGGCCTTCTCTGTTTGAACTTCCAAGAGTGTATTGCCTTTTTCCACTACATCACCTTCAGAAACATGCCAGAAGGTGATTAAGCTTTCATCATGATCATTAGATAGTCGCGGTAATTTTACTTCGATTAACATAGGCTGCCTCCTATATATGAGAAATCGATTTTATTCATTGACTAGCTTCATTGCTTCGTTAAAAATTTTCTCGGCATTTGGCAGAACAAATTGTTCAAGTGGACGGCTGTATGGAATTGGTACATCTGGAATAGCTAATCGCTTAACAGGTGCTTCTAAATCATATAAGCCTTCTTCTGCTACAATCGCTGCGATTTCTGCCGTCATCCCGTATGATAAATAATCCTCATCGACGACAAGCAAACGATGCGTCTTTTTAACGGATTGAAGAATTGTTTCCCGGTCTAATGGAACGAGTGAGCGTAAATCGATGACCTCTGCCTCAATTCCATCCTCACTGAGCTTTTGCGCAGCTTCTAATGCATGATGGGTCGTCATTTGAATGCCTACAATAGTAAGATCTTTTCCTTCTCTTACCACTTTGGCCTTGCCGATTGGCACGGTGTACGCTTCTTCCGGGACATGTCCAACTGATGCGTCTAATTGGTCCATCCATCCTAACCCTTGTAATGTCTTATGAAACATAAAGACGACTGGGTTATCATCACGGATGGCAGAAATCATCATTCCTTTTAAATCATACGGAGTGGATGGCGCCACCACTTTCATTCCAGGCAAATGAGCAAAAGTGGCATATAGTGTTTGCGAATGCTGAGCTGCATCGTTATATCCGCCGCCAACAGCCGTCATCAGCACCATTGGGAGCTTGACGCGTCCACCTGACATATACGGAATTTTCGCCATATGGTTATAAATTTGGTCCATACAAACACCGAAGAAATCGACGAACATTAATTCAACAATCGGCCGCATTCCTTCTTGAGCTGCTCCAATAGCAGCACCAATAAAGGCAGTTTCCGAAATCGGTGTATCGATCACTCTTTCAGAACCGAACTTTTGAAATAATCCTTCCGTTGCTCCGAAAATACCTCCGTATACACCGACATCCTCACCCATGACAAACACGTTCGGATCTCTTTCCATTTCTAATCGTATCGCTTCTGCCATCGCTTTATTTCCCGTTAGTAAGCGCTGTTTTGTTTTCTGCATTTTTTATAACTCCTTTCTTTTTCAGAATGATTAAAACAAAAAGGTGTTTTTGCCCAATTCTTTAAATCGAGCCCATCATCCTTTTTTCGGAATGATTAAACAAAAAGGTCTTGTAATGCATCTTCTGGTTTAGGGTATTCGCTTTCCCGTGCAAATTGATAAGCGGCATCGACTTCCTGCTTTGCCTTGTTTTCCAATTCGCTCAGCTTATGCTCTTTTATCCCATGTTCGTTGCGTAAAGTTTGGTTGAGGCGAATAATTGGATCTTTTTCTCTAAGTAAAGTAACTTCATTTTTATCTCTGTAAAGCTCTGGGTCCCCTTGGAAGTGTCCTAAATAACGATACGTTTCAATTTCAATAATGGATGGCCCTTCTCCTGATCTTGCTCGTTCTACCGCTTCTTTTGACACGTTGTACATTTCGATTGGGTCATTGTCTTTTACGTAATATCCTTTGATACCATAAGCCGCTGCTCTTATATCATTAGATAAAACAGCAGTTGATGCGGATTTAGGGACAGAAATTCCGTATTGATTGTTTTCAACGACGACAATAAGAGGCAGATTCCATAGTGCTGCCATATTTAAAGATTCATGAAAAGCTCCTTGGTTCGCAGCTCCTTCCCCTATAAAAGAAACAGCTACCCAATCCGTTCCTTTTTTCTTTGCAGCAAACGCGGCACCAACTGCATGTGGAATTCCTGCTCCAACAATCCCTCCACAGGAAAACTTGACTTCAGGGTCGAATAAGTGCATATGCCCGCCTTTTCCTTTTCCGAGCCCTGTTGCTTTCCCGAAGATTTCAGCAGTCATTTTGTTTAAATCGACCCCTTTGGCAATCGCATGATGGTGCGGGCGGTGTGGAGATGTTACCGTATCCTCCTTTTTAAGATGAATACATATGCCGACAGCAGCAGGTTCTTGACCAGTCGCAAGATGCATTTCACCTGGTACAGGTCCAGCACCAATATTAAAGACTGGATTTTTCCCTTCGGCATACGCTTCTGCCATTTTGTCCTCGTAGTAGCGAATTTTGTACATCGTTTCATACATCCATTGAAGATGGTTGATGGAAATGG is a window from the Bacillus alveayuensis genome containing:
- a CDS encoding N-methylhydantoinase A/oxoprolinase/acetone carboxylase beta subunit (product_source=COG0145; cath_funfam=3.30.420.40; cog=COG0145; pfam=PF01968,PF05378; superfamily=53067), with the translated sequence MSIYRIGIDVGGTHTDAVILDETNQVISETKSKTTVDVSTGIYKAMKKIIEEANVPREQIKYAMLGTTHCTNAIVERKRLNNIAVIRIGAPATLAVKPLIGVPDDLRDELGRYVYIVRGGHEFDGREIAKLDEEELYRIANEIKGKVDSVAITSVFSPVSDSHEKRAAEIIHEVLGEEIPVSLSSEIGSVGLLERENATILNAAVVNVAKTTATGFINALKEEGIDAKVFFGQNDGTLMSVDYAVKYPIYTIACGPTNSLRGASYLTGQSDALVVDVGGTTTDIGVLIESFPRESSLAVEIGGARTNFRMPDLVSIGLGGGTIIRIKDDGSFTIGPDSVGYRLPEKGLVFGGDTLTTTDVVVALGKVNLGDPSKVAHLDKRLLEAIYQKMIEMVEEAIDKMKTSSAPVPVILVGGGSILLPESLKGASKVILPDHFGVANAIGAAIAQVSGQVEKVYSLDELGREQAMNLAKNEAVQEAIKAGADPDHVVIVDIEDVPLAYLPGNATRIRVKAAGPLAKVEEEQKV
- a CDS encoding pyruvate dehydrogenase E2 component (dihydrolipoamide acetyltransferase) (product_source=KO:K00627; cath_funfam=2.40.50.100,3.30.559.10,4.10.320.10; cog=COG0508; ko=KO:K00627; pfam=PF00198,PF00364,PF02817; superfamily=47005,51230,52777) — protein: MLIEVKLPRLSNDHDESLITFWHVSEGDVVEKGNTLLEVQTEKAVSDIEAPVSGVVKEIRKKRSETAAVEEVLAIIETSQDTTTDTVSETTPAIEEEQKAVLEVPNEKKATPRVKKLAKELGVDWRLVHPTGPNGKVTEEDIRNAAKKSEEKEKQPKQFIIAPPSVRKFAREHNVSLEEVTPTGPNGRIVKSDIEAVIAKRKLEQTKAVSEAAGKEATKEKTSTQDKRRIPFTGIRSVIAKAMVHSKSVIPHVTHFDEANVTNLVSHRERVKPYAVEEEIKLTYLAYVVKALTAVLKKYPMLNASLDDEREEIILKDEYHIGFATDTERGLVVPVIKHADQKSLFHIAKEIQELAKKARDGSIKANEMTGATCTISNIGSADGSWFTPIINHPESCILGIGKIEKKPIVVNDSIEIAPMMALSLSYDHRLIDGMLAQKSLNELKKSLSEPDLLFVK
- a CDS encoding pyruvate dehydrogenase E1 component beta subunit (product_source=KO:K00162; cath_funfam=3.40.50.920,3.40.50.970; cog=COG0022; ko=KO:K00162; pfam=PF02779,PF02780; superfamily=52518,52922) codes for the protein MQKTKQRLLTGNKAMAEAIRLEMERDPNVFVMGEDVGVYGGIFGATEGLFQKFGSERVIDTPISETAFIGAAIGAAQEGMRPIVELMFVDFFGVCMDQIYNHMAKIPYMSGGRVKLPMVLMTAVGGGYNDAAQHSQTLYATFAHLPGMKVVAPSTPYDLKGMMISAIRDDNPVVFMFHKTLQGLGWMDQLDASVGHVPEEAYTVPIGKAKVVREGKDLTIVGIQMTTHHALEAAQKLSEDGIEAEVIDLRSLVPLDRETILQSVKKTHRLLVVDEDYLSYGMTAEIAAIVAEEGLYDLEAPVKRLAIPDVPIPYSRPLEQFVLPNAEKIFNEAMKLVNE
- a CDS encoding pyruvate dehydrogenase E1 component alpha subunit (product_source=KO:K00161; cath_funfam=3.40.50.970; cog=COG1071; ko=KO:K00161; pfam=PF00676; superfamily=52518), yielding MTISINHLQWMYETMYKIRYYEDKMAEAYAEGKNPVFNIGAGPVPGEMHLATGQEPAAVGICIHLKKEDTVTSPHRPHHHAIAKGVDLNKMTAEIFGKATGLGKGKGGHMHLFDPEVKFSCGGIVGAGIPHAVGAAFAAKKKGTDWVAVSFIGEGAANQGAFHESLNMAALWNLPLIVVVENNQYGISVPKSASTAVLSNDIRAAAYGIKGYYVKDNDPIEMYNVSKEAVERARSGEGPSIIEIETYRYLGHFQGDPELYRDKNEVTLLREKDPIIRLNQTLRNEHGIKEHKLSELENKAKQEVDAAYQFARESEYPKPEDALQDLFV